One Gloeobacter morelensis MG652769 DNA window includes the following coding sequences:
- a CDS encoding ABC transporter permease, giving the protein MPQPDTLSERLYRWLLLLYPAEFRAEYGEELVQVFLDNLHEERQADGRRGVLRLWWETMTDLSSTAFAEHLAIFWQDLRYGARMLLKSAGFSLVAIFVLALGIGATGAMFSVLNGVLLRPLPFARAEQLVAVWQTNRRENDEQMRTSVANFVDWRERNRVFSHLSLLRGYPRNYVSERAPERLRAGLVSPALMELARIRPIIGRPFSQEEEIEGKNQVVVLSESYWRRRFDASPAVLGKPMKLDGRNHTIVGVMPDRFEFAVLLNRTTDIWIPAAINPPDREENRGGFAHTVLGRLKPGVSVAQAQSEMDAIAAQLARQHPDENTGFGIRVVSYYEQLVGEIRPALLVLLGAVICVLLICCANVANLLLVRAAVRQREIAIRTALGASRSRLFRQLLTENILLTVLGGALGLGFAWGAVQLLVALNPGSLPRVGEIRLDGAVLAFTAAIVLVTGAVFSVAPALQISQIDLADNLKDGGRGSTAGVARNRVRSGLVVSEVALALVLLSCAGLLAKSYLLLQGVDPGFNPKNLISAPVMLPEADYAKPQAQAAFFERLVGRLRALPGVSGASAVSTLPMSGSSMVIGFTVREQPPKPAGQGDAAGYNSVDPAYFRTMGIPLIRGRAFTDADNEKAPKVALISQATARRFFKNADPIGKHLRLDSSSGAGDREIVGIVGDVHHDDLASESRADIYAPYQQAPLPFMTVVARTAGNPAALGDALRRAVAEVDPAQPVGTIRTAEQYLSDSTAQPRFNTVLLGAFAAAALVLAAVGLYGVMAYSVTQRTHEIGVRLALGARPRDILQMVVGQGMGLALLGVGLGLAVTFALARLLSGLLFGVEAIDPLTFGAVAALLASVALLASYVPARRATRVDPMIALRYE; this is encoded by the coding sequence ATGCCACAGCCTGACACCTTATCTGAGCGTCTCTACCGGTGGCTGCTGCTGCTCTACCCGGCGGAGTTTCGTGCTGAGTACGGCGAGGAGCTGGTGCAGGTTTTCCTTGACAACCTGCACGAAGAGCGGCAGGCCGACGGCCGTCGAGGTGTCCTTCGACTCTGGTGGGAAACAATGACGGATCTTTCGAGCACAGCCTTCGCCGAACACCTGGCCATCTTCTGGCAGGATCTGCGCTACGGAGCTCGCATGCTTCTCAAAAGCGCCGGTTTTTCGCTGGTGGCGATCTTCGTGCTCGCCCTCGGCATCGGTGCCACCGGCGCCATGTTCAGCGTCCTCAACGGCGTACTCCTCAGGCCCCTGCCCTTTGCGCGGGCCGAACAGCTGGTGGCCGTCTGGCAGACCAACCGGCGCGAGAACGACGAGCAAATGCGCACCTCGGTGGCCAACTTTGTCGACTGGCGCGAGCGCAACCGGGTCTTTTCGCACCTGTCGCTGTTGCGCGGCTACCCGCGCAATTACGTGAGCGAGCGGGCGCCGGAGCGGCTGCGCGCGGGGCTGGTCTCGCCCGCCCTGATGGAACTGGCGCGAATCCGGCCAATCATCGGCCGACCCTTCAGCCAAGAAGAGGAGATCGAAGGCAAAAACCAGGTGGTCGTCTTGAGCGAGAGCTACTGGCGGCGCCGCTTCGACGCCAGCCCGGCAGTACTGGGCAAGCCGATGAAGCTCGACGGCAGAAATCACACCATTGTGGGCGTCATGCCCGATCGCTTCGAGTTTGCGGTGCTGCTCAATCGGACGACGGACATCTGGATTCCCGCAGCGATCAACCCGCCGGATCGCGAGGAAAATCGCGGCGGCTTTGCCCATACTGTCCTCGGCCGCCTGAAGCCGGGCGTATCCGTAGCACAAGCCCAATCGGAGATGGACGCCATCGCCGCGCAACTGGCCCGGCAGCACCCGGACGAGAACACCGGCTTCGGCATCCGGGTGGTGTCTTACTACGAGCAACTGGTGGGCGAGATCCGCCCGGCGCTGCTGGTGCTGCTCGGGGCGGTCATCTGCGTGCTGCTGATTTGCTGCGCGAACGTTGCCAATTTGCTGCTGGTGCGCGCGGCAGTCCGCCAGCGCGAGATTGCCATTCGCACGGCCCTGGGGGCGAGCCGCTCCCGATTGTTTCGCCAGCTGCTCACTGAGAACATTTTGCTCACGGTGTTGGGAGGCGCTCTGGGTCTCGGGTTTGCCTGGGGGGCGGTGCAGCTGCTGGTGGCTCTCAACCCCGGCTCGCTGCCGCGCGTGGGTGAAATCCGCCTGGACGGGGCGGTGCTCGCCTTTACCGCGGCCATCGTGCTGGTCACCGGAGCGGTCTTCAGCGTTGCCCCCGCCCTGCAGATCTCCCAGATCGACCTTGCCGACAACCTCAAAGACGGTGGCCGGGGTTCCACCGCCGGGGTGGCCCGCAACCGGGTGCGCAGCGGCCTGGTCGTTTCCGAGGTAGCCCTGGCGCTGGTGCTGCTCAGTTGCGCGGGGCTATTGGCTAAGAGCTATCTGCTGTTGCAGGGAGTCGATCCGGGCTTTAACCCCAAAAACCTGATCTCCGCCCCCGTCATGCTCCCGGAGGCCGATTACGCCAAACCCCAGGCCCAGGCGGCCTTCTTCGAGCGCCTCGTGGGGCGGCTGCGCGCCCTGCCGGGGGTGAGCGGTGCCAGTGCGGTGAGTACCCTGCCGATGAGCGGCTCCAGCATGGTGATCGGCTTCACCGTGCGCGAGCAGCCCCCCAAGCCCGCCGGCCAGGGCGATGCGGCGGGTTACAACAGCGTCGATCCGGCCTATTTTCGGACGATGGGCATCCCGCTGATCCGGGGCCGGGCCTTCACCGACGCCGACAACGAAAAAGCGCCAAAAGTCGCCCTGATTAGCCAGGCCACTGCCCGGCGCTTCTTCAAAAACGCAGATCCGATCGGCAAGCACCTGCGTCTTGATTCTTCCAGCGGCGCAGGCGACCGCGAAATCGTCGGCATCGTGGGCGATGTGCACCACGACGATCTTGCCAGCGAATCGCGCGCCGACATCTACGCGCCCTACCAGCAGGCGCCTTTGCCCTTCATGACCGTGGTAGCGCGCACGGCGGGCAATCCGGCCGCCCTAGGCGACGCGCTGCGCCGGGCGGTGGCCGAGGTCGACCCGGCCCAACCAGTCGGGACCATCCGGACCGCCGAACAATACCTGAGCGATTCCACCGCCCAACCGCGCTTCAACACGGTGCTTCTGGGCGCCTTCGCTGCGGCTGCCCTGGTGCTCGCCGCCGTGGGCCTCTACGGGGTGATGGCCTACTCGGTCACCCAGCGCACCCACGAAATCGGCGTGCGGCTGGCCCTGGGCGCTCGGCCCCGCGACATCCTGCAGATGGTCGTGGGCCAGGGCATGGGGCTGGCCCTGTTGGGCGTCGGCCTCGGCCTTGCTGTCACCTTCGCCCTCGCCCGGCTGCTGTCGGGTTTGCTCTTCGGCGTCGAGGCCATCGACCCGCTCACCTTCGGTGCGGTGGCTGCCCTGCTCGCCTCGGTAGCGTTACTCGCCAGCTACGTGCCCGCCCGCCGCGCCACCCGCGTCGATCCGATGATCGCTTTACGCTACGAGTAA
- a CDS encoding SpoIID/LytB domain-containing protein, protein MKPGPALLLGVLLLASAAPLSAFPLRVLVEGPKSTLKIAVSAPAQLRQDNGGTVDLLPGQWFTVRRENSGVVQLPPEGLVLVGDRWYPESVQFRWLRGGLLAVNFVDSETYLRGVVPREMPSSYGDHALMAQAVAARTYALTSWVRRKHGPHYDLVDTVVDQVYGGFARYNPRTGKSTLLTHPRTDRAVAATRDQFLDYSKAQGFYRAEGIAGWVRYGEYSLPVPKGRMLSQKVSQMMAQAGWNYHDILAYWYKSHVYQIAFPG, encoded by the coding sequence ATGAAGCCCGGACCCGCCCTGCTGCTGGGTGTGTTGTTGCTCGCCTCTGCTGCTCCATTGTCGGCCTTTCCGCTTCGGGTGCTGGTGGAAGGCCCAAAGTCCACGCTCAAAATCGCCGTCTCCGCTCCAGCCCAACTGCGCCAGGACAACGGCGGCACAGTCGACCTCCTCCCTGGCCAATGGTTTACTGTCCGGCGCGAAAATAGCGGCGTCGTGCAGTTGCCCCCCGAAGGATTGGTGCTGGTGGGGGATCGCTGGTATCCCGAGAGCGTGCAGTTTCGCTGGCTGCGTGGGGGGCTGCTCGCCGTCAACTTTGTCGATTCGGAGACCTACCTGCGCGGGGTGGTGCCGCGGGAAATGCCCTCAAGTTACGGCGACCACGCCCTGATGGCCCAGGCGGTGGCGGCGCGCACGTACGCGCTCACCAGTTGGGTGCGCCGCAAGCACGGTCCCCACTACGACCTGGTGGACACGGTCGTCGACCAGGTTTATGGCGGTTTTGCCCGCTACAACCCCCGCACCGGCAAAAGTACCCTGCTCACCCACCCGCGCACCGACCGGGCCGTAGCCGCCACGCGCGATCAGTTTCTCGACTACTCGAAGGCCCAGGGCTTCTACCGCGCCGAGGGCATCGCCGGATGGGTGCGCTACGGCGAATATTCGCTCCCGGTGCCCAAGGGCCGCATGCTGAGCCAGAAGGTATCCCAGATGATGGCCCAGGCTGGCTGGAACTATCACGACATTCTCGCCTACTGGTACAAAAGCCACGTCTACCAGATCGCTTTTCCTGGATGA
- a CDS encoding phosphoribosylanthranilate isomerase codes for MRVKICGFTDPGQARAAARLGVHALGFVCVPGTPRYVDAARLREIAAALPPFTFKVGVFVNASIKTLRAAIEAGGLQAVQLHGEESPESCARLARTLPGILRIKALRVRGAADLTKIAPYTDAVEAVLLDAWHPTQAGGTGQTLDWQALQGFRPALPWLLSGGLRPANLAKALEILAPDAVDLSSGVENGVPGQKDLSKITQILRIASSPFAIERDCGE; via the coding sequence ATGCGCGTAAAAATCTGCGGCTTCACCGACCCGGGCCAGGCCCGGGCCGCCGCCCGGCTGGGAGTGCACGCCCTGGGCTTCGTCTGTGTCCCCGGCACCCCCCGCTACGTGGATGCGGCCCGTCTGCGCGAAATCGCTGCCGCCCTGCCGCCGTTCACTTTCAAAGTCGGCGTCTTCGTGAACGCTTCTATAAAAACGCTGCGCGCCGCTATCGAAGCGGGCGGTCTGCAGGCGGTCCAACTCCACGGCGAGGAAAGCCCCGAAAGCTGCGCGCGTCTGGCGCGGACGCTGCCTGGGATTTTGCGGATCAAGGCTCTGCGCGTCCGGGGAGCGGCGGATCTCACAAAAATCGCACCGTACACGGACGCCGTCGAAGCGGTCCTGCTCGATGCCTGGCACCCTACCCAGGCGGGCGGGACGGGGCAAACCCTCGACTGGCAGGCGCTGCAGGGGTTTCGCCCGGCGCTGCCGTGGCTGCTTTCGGGTGGTTTGAGGCCCGCCAATCTGGCCAAAGCCCTCGAAATCCTGGCGCCCGATGCGGTTGACCTGTCGAGCGGCGTCGAGAACGGGGTACCTGGACAAAAAGATCTGAGCAAAATCACCCAGATCCTGCGCATCGCCAGCAGCCCCTTTGCGATAGAACGTGACTGCGGCGAATAG
- the sds gene encoding solanesyl diphosphate synthase produces the protein MVSAANWSALVEDDLSQMTRNLKNLLGTKHPVLYAAAEHLFNAGGKRIRPALVLLVSRATAAHGEPTERHRRLAEITEMIHTASLVHDDVIDTSAVRRGIDTVNSRFGNRVAVLAGDYLFGMASAYLARLGSLEVVELLGIVISHFGEGELLQSTLQFAPDLTFEQYIDKSFYKTASLMAGTSRAAAVLSDSPTAVCEALYEYGRHLGIAFQVIDDLLDFTGSTAKLGKPAGSDLRDGNLTAPVLYALEESPHLSGLIERQFEQKGDLEKALSLIHASRALERTRELAETHARRAVASLEILSPSPAREALKDLVGHTVSRLY, from the coding sequence GTGGTGTCCGCAGCGAACTGGTCGGCCCTAGTCGAAGACGACTTAAGCCAGATGACGCGCAATTTGAAGAATCTGCTGGGGACGAAGCATCCGGTTCTGTATGCAGCGGCTGAGCACCTGTTCAACGCGGGCGGCAAGCGCATCCGCCCGGCGCTGGTGCTTTTGGTCTCGCGGGCGACGGCAGCCCACGGCGAGCCGACTGAGCGGCACCGCCGTCTCGCTGAAATTACCGAGATGATCCACACTGCGTCGCTGGTGCACGACGACGTCATCGACACCAGCGCCGTGCGTCGCGGCATCGACACGGTCAATTCCCGCTTCGGCAACCGGGTGGCGGTGCTGGCGGGCGATTATTTATTCGGAATGGCCTCAGCGTATCTGGCCCGTCTGGGCAGCCTCGAAGTGGTCGAGCTGTTGGGAATCGTCATCTCGCACTTCGGCGAGGGCGAACTGTTGCAGAGCACGCTGCAGTTTGCCCCGGACCTGACCTTTGAGCAGTACATTGACAAGAGCTTTTATAAGACCGCTTCGTTGATGGCAGGCACTTCGAGGGCGGCGGCGGTGCTCTCCGACAGCCCGACGGCCGTCTGCGAAGCGCTCTACGAGTACGGTCGCCACCTGGGCATCGCCTTTCAGGTAATCGACGACCTGCTGGATTTTACCGGCTCGACCGCCAAACTGGGCAAACCCGCCGGTTCGGATCTGCGCGACGGCAATCTCACCGCCCCGGTGCTCTACGCCCTCGAAGAGTCGCCCCACCTGAGCGGCCTCATCGAGCGCCAGTTCGAACAGAAGGGCGACCTTGAAAAGGCCCTTTCGCTGATTCACGCCAGCCGCGCGCTGGAGCGCACCCGCGAGCTTGCGGAGACCCATGCCCGCCGGGCGGTGGCCTCTCTTGAGATCTTGTCCCCCTCCCCGGCGCGCGAAGCGCTCAAGGATTTGGTCGGACACACCGTCAGCCGGCTGTACTAA
- the fba gene encoding class II fructose-bisphosphate aldolase (catalyzes the reversible aldol condensation of dihydroxyacetonephosphate and glyceraldehyde 3-phosphate in the Calvin cycle, glycolysis, and/or gluconeogenesis), giving the protein MALVPLRVLLDHAAENNYGIPAFNVNNLEQIKAIMDAAREVNSPVILQASRGARKYAGEAFLRHMVLAAVEEYPEIPIVMHQDHGNSPATCYSAIKNGFTSVMMDGSLMEDAKTPASYEYNVEVTAKVTEVAHALGVSVEGELGCLGSLETGAGDKEDGHGFEGTLSHDQLLTDPDEAADFVERTGVDALAIAIGTSHGAYKFSRKPDGAILAIDRIREIHRKLPNTHLVMHGSSSVPQDLQDLINSYGGAIPQTWGVPVAEIQEGIRNGVRKVNVDTDNRLAITAAVREALAKEPAEFDPRKFLIPSMKYMLKVCRDRYVEFGSADQASKIKQVSLDEMAKRYIAASSMKKAVTV; this is encoded by the coding sequence ATGGCGCTTGTACCGTTGAGGGTTTTGCTGGACCACGCCGCCGAAAACAACTATGGCATTCCGGCGTTCAACGTCAACAACCTCGAACAAATCAAGGCGATCATGGACGCCGCCCGCGAAGTGAACAGCCCCGTCATTTTGCAGGCGTCGCGCGGCGCCCGCAAGTACGCGGGTGAAGCGTTCCTGCGCCACATGGTGCTTGCGGCGGTCGAAGAATACCCCGAGATTCCGATCGTCATGCACCAGGACCACGGCAACAGCCCGGCCACCTGCTACTCGGCCATCAAGAACGGCTTTACGAGCGTGATGATGGACGGTTCGCTGATGGAGGACGCCAAGACCCCGGCGAGCTACGAATACAACGTCGAGGTGACCGCCAAGGTGACCGAGGTGGCCCACGCCCTGGGCGTGAGCGTCGAAGGTGAACTCGGCTGCCTGGGTTCGCTGGAGACCGGTGCCGGCGACAAAGAGGACGGCCACGGCTTCGAGGGCACCCTCTCCCACGACCAGCTTTTGACCGACCCGGATGAGGCGGCCGATTTTGTCGAGCGCACCGGCGTCGATGCCCTCGCCATCGCCATCGGCACCAGCCACGGCGCCTACAAGTTCAGCCGCAAACCCGACGGCGCCATCCTCGCCATCGACCGCATCCGCGAAATCCACCGCAAGCTCCCCAACACCCACCTGGTCATGCACGGTTCTTCGAGCGTGCCCCAGGATCTTCAAGATCTGATCAACTCCTACGGCGGCGCCATTCCCCAGACCTGGGGAGTGCCGGTGGCCGAGATTCAAGAAGGCATCCGCAACGGCGTGCGCAAGGTGAACGTCGATACCGACAACCGCCTGGCGATTACCGCTGCGGTGCGCGAAGCCCTCGCCAAAGAACCCGCCGAGTTCGACCCGCGCAAGTTCTTGATTCCTTCGATGAAGTACATGCTGAAAGTCTGCCGCGACCGCTACGTCGAATTCGGCTCCGCCGATCAGGCAAGCAAAATCAAGCAGGTCTCCCTCGATGAGATGGCCAAGCGCTACATCGCCGCAAGCAGCATGAAGAAGGCCGTCACGGTCTAA
- a CDS encoding TIGR03032 family protein — translation MSQPDTPARLEFAPSRQFPNWLAEQHIALAFTTYQAGKLFLIGLQPDGRLSLFERTLNRCLGLWTDAQSLCLGTLYQIWRFENVLGDGETHQGYDRCFVPRVGWVTGDIDAHDLAIDATGRPVFVNTLFSCLATVSPTHSFAPLWQPPFISRLAAEDRCHLNGLAMRDGKPGWVTAVSRTDVGEGWREHRRTGGCAVDVASGEVVAVGLSMPHSPRWYRGKLWLHNSGSGEFGYVDTESGKFVSVAFCPGYLRGLAFWGDFAVAGLSKPRRDRAFSGLQLQERLDKEGVGARCGLVVIDLKRGDAVHWLRIEGEMIEELYDVAVLPGVRQPMAIGFVSDEIRRLLSVGEPQSL, via the coding sequence ATGAGCCAGCCAGATACCCCCGCCCGCCTGGAATTTGCCCCCTCCCGCCAGTTCCCCAACTGGCTCGCAGAACAACACATAGCCCTCGCCTTCACCACTTACCAGGCCGGCAAACTCTTCCTCATCGGACTCCAGCCCGACGGCCGACTGTCGCTGTTCGAGCGCACCCTCAACCGCTGCCTCGGGCTGTGGACCGACGCCCAGAGCCTCTGCCTCGGCACCCTCTACCAGATCTGGCGCTTCGAGAATGTCCTGGGCGACGGCGAGACCCACCAGGGCTACGACCGCTGCTTCGTGCCCCGCGTCGGCTGGGTCACAGGCGACATCGACGCCCACGACCTGGCCATCGACGCCACCGGCCGCCCGGTCTTCGTCAACACGCTCTTCTCCTGCCTGGCCACCGTCAGCCCCACCCACAGCTTCGCCCCCCTCTGGCAACCACCTTTCATCAGCCGCCTGGCCGCCGAGGACCGCTGCCACCTCAACGGCCTCGCGATGCGCGACGGCAAGCCGGGTTGGGTGACGGCGGTCTCGCGCACGGACGTGGGCGAAGGCTGGCGCGAACACCGCAGGACGGGCGGTTGCGCGGTGGACGTCGCAAGCGGCGAAGTGGTGGCGGTGGGCCTGTCGATGCCCCACTCGCCGCGGTGGTACCGGGGAAAGCTCTGGTTGCACAACTCGGGCAGCGGCGAATTCGGCTATGTGGACACCGAATCTGGCAAGTTTGTGTCGGTGGCGTTTTGCCCGGGGTATTTGCGGGGGTTGGCCTTCTGGGGTGACTTTGCGGTGGCGGGGCTCTCGAAGCCGCGGCGGGACCGGGCGTTTTCGGGCCTGCAGTTGCAGGAGCGCCTGGACAAAGAAGGGGTAGGGGCGCGTTGCGGACTGGTGGTCATCGACCTGAAGCGCGGGGATGCGGTGCACTGGCTGCGCATCGAGGGGGAGATGATCGAAGAGCTGTACGACGTGGCGGTGTTGCCTGGGGTGAGGCAGCCAATGGCGATCGGTTTTGTCAGCGATGAGATCCGGCGGCTGCTTTCGGTGGGCGAGCCACAATCGCTGTGA
- a CDS encoding type II toxin-antitoxin system VapC family toxin: MSLVLDSSVALAWLFSDEVTPATQNVFDTVLADRAWVPSLWRLEIANALQMGVRRGRISAEFRDASLIDLALLAIAVDPETDTFAWSATLRLAERYQLTLYDAAYLELAQRLNVPLATLDQELRTAGSALGLVLLGS; this comes from the coding sequence GTGAGCCTGGTGCTCGACAGCTCCGTTGCGCTCGCCTGGCTTTTCAGCGACGAAGTGACCCCGGCTACGCAAAATGTCTTTGATACTGTCCTTGCCGATCGGGCCTGGGTGCCGTCATTGTGGCGGCTTGAAATCGCCAACGCTCTGCAGATGGGGGTCAGGCGCGGGCGCATCAGCGCGGAGTTTCGCGACGCATCGCTGATTGATCTGGCTTTGCTGGCTATCGCGGTGGACCCGGAAACCGACACGTTTGCCTGGTCGGCCACGTTGCGGCTGGCCGAACGCTACCAGTTGACTCTTTACGACGCGGCCTATCTCGAACTGGCGCAACGGCTGAATGTGCCGTTGGCCACGCTTGATCAGGAATTGCGTACCGCAGGCAGCGCCCTCGGCCTTGTGCTGCTCGGTAGTTGA
- a CDS encoding type II toxin-antitoxin system Phd/YefM family antitoxin, with product MREIGAFEAKNKLGTLLDWVENGEEVVITRHGKAVARLIPNSVGPDRTKAVAAARRIRERAAALKAGPFDWPEWKTDRDAGRP from the coding sequence ATGCGCGAGATCGGAGCTTTTGAAGCCAAAAACAAACTTGGCACTTTGCTTGACTGGGTGGAAAACGGTGAGGAAGTCGTGATCACCCGGCACGGCAAAGCCGTGGCACGGCTCATTCCAAATAGCGTTGGGCCGGATCGCACCAAAGCGGTGGCCGCCGCCCGGCGCATCCGTGAGCGCGCCGCGGCGCTCAAAGCCGGTCCGTTCGATTGGCCGGAGTGGAAAACCGATCGCGATGCAGGCCGTCCGTGA
- a CDS encoding integrin alpha produces the protein MHTFYTLVSGDPDQIGRSVSGARDVNGDGLDDVIVGSRYAYLDGRNRAGRSYVVFGKRNTQPVEVADFESGSSRDGFVINGSKEGDFSGESVSGAGDVNGDGLDDVLVGAPDADPAGRYDAGRSYVVFGKRNTQPVELADLEAAGQNP, from the coding sequence CTGCACACATTCTACACACTCGTTTCAGGAGACCCGGATCAAATTGGCCGTTCTGTCAGTGGTGCCAGGGACGTCAACGGCGACGGACTGGACGATGTAATCGTTGGGTCTCGTTACGCCTACTTGGACGGCCGGAATAGAGCTGGTCGCAGTTACGTGGTCTTCGGCAAGCGCAACACCCAACCGGTCGAAGTGGCAGACTTTGAAAGCGGCAGTAGCCGGGACGGTTTTGTCATCAATGGAAGCAAGGAAGGCGATTTCTCCGGCGAGTCTGTCAGTGGGGCGGGTGATGTCAATGGCGACGGACTCGACGATGTGCTTGTTGGGGCTCCCGATGCCGACCCGGCCGGTCGGTACGATGCCGGTCGCAGCTACGTGGTCTTCGGCAAGCGCAACACCCAACCGGTCGAACTGGCGGACCTGGAAGCCGCCGGGCAGAACCCCTGA
- a CDS encoding helix-turn-helix domain-containing protein, whose product MGLEITELLELPNIYVESYSKTDKGWLLQLRPLSDGMRCPGCGRFIDRVHQAPKVIIRDLAILKRPVHLQIPRRQFHCPDCQRYATEQLEFVDWRRRHTRRFEQDVYERVQHSSLEQIAREEGISPEEVRGIFEHVAAQSKKRRLS is encoded by the coding sequence ATGGGCCTCGAAATCACCGAACTCCTCGAACTACCGAACATCTACGTCGAATCCTACTCCAAGACCGACAAGGGGTGGCTGTTGCAGTTGCGCCCTCTCAGTGACGGCATGCGTTGCCCTGGTTGTGGACGGTTCATTGACCGTGTCCATCAAGCACCAAAAGTAATCATTCGCGACTTGGCTATTCTCAAACGACCCGTCCATCTACAAATCCCCCGCCGTCAATTTCACTGTCCAGATTGCCAACGCTACGCCACCGAGCAATTGGAGTTTGTCGATTGGCGGCGGCGACATACTCGACGTTTTGAGCAGGATGTTTATGAACGGGTACAACACTCAAGCCTCGAACAGATTGCCCGCGAAGAAGGGATCAGCCCGGAGGAAGTGCGCGGCATATTTGAGCATGTGGCGGCACAGTCAAAAAAAAGACGGCTCTCCTGA
- a CDS encoding ISL3 family transposase has protein sequence MWRHSQKKDWDAVVRISIDEFGMRRGHDFKTVVSNIETGELLEVVDSHKQKEIIENLSRQASSVREAVEEVSIDMWGGFTKVVQQVFPNAVIVYDRFHVMRMVVSEVKKIARQCGIGKRKEQCCLLKNGKDLSVEESEKLEAALQRDKRLRQAYEYKEEFRLIYEESQTVEEGQRNLEAWLLKVRKVYGKVVQTISEHFEGICNYFISRSSSGVMEGINNRIKLIKRQGYGFTNFENLRLRLLACFTGKGSPSH, from the coding sequence ATGTGGCGGCACAGTCAAAAAAAAGACTGGGACGCAGTGGTACGCATAAGCATCGATGAGTTCGGCATGCGGCGAGGTCACGATTTCAAGACGGTCGTCAGCAATATTGAGACGGGCGAACTGCTGGAAGTGGTGGACAGCCATAAACAGAAGGAGATCATCGAAAACCTGTCAAGGCAAGCATCCTCGGTGCGTGAAGCGGTCGAGGAAGTGAGCATAGACATGTGGGGAGGATTTACGAAGGTTGTGCAGCAAGTGTTTCCGAATGCCGTGATTGTCTACGACCGATTTCACGTGATGCGGATGGTTGTGTCCGAGGTCAAAAAGATTGCCCGTCAGTGTGGCATTGGCAAACGCAAGGAGCAGTGCTGTTTGCTGAAGAATGGCAAGGACTTGAGTGTCGAGGAGAGTGAGAAGTTGGAGGCCGCTCTGCAGCGGGACAAGCGTTTGCGTCAGGCCTACGAATACAAAGAAGAATTTCGGTTAATTTATGAAGAGAGTCAGACAGTGGAAGAAGGACAGCGGAACTTGGAAGCATGGCTGCTGAAAGTTCGCAAGGTCTATGGGAAGGTGGTGCAGACGATTAGTGAGCATTTCGAGGGGATCTGCAACTATTTTATCAGTCGTTCGAGTAGCGGTGTAATGGAGGGAATCAACAATCGAATCAAGTTGATTAAGCGTCAAGGTTACGGCTTTACAAACTTTGAGAACCTGCGTCTGCGTCTGCTGGCCTGCTTTACGGGAAAAGGCTCCCCTTCACACTGA
- a CDS encoding helix-turn-helix domain-containing protein, which produces MGLEITELLELPNIYVESYSKTDKGWLLQLRPLSDGMRCPGCGRFIDRVHQAPKVIIRDLAILKRPVHLQIPRRQFHCPDCQRYATEQLEFVDWRRRHTRRFEQDVYERVQHSSLEQIAREEGISPEEVRGIFEHVAAQSKKRLGRSGTHKHR; this is translated from the coding sequence ATGGGCCTCGAAATCACCGAACTCCTCGAACTACCGAACATCTACGTCGAATCCTACTCCAAGACCGACAAGGGGTGGCTGTTGCAGTTGCGCCCTCTCAGTGACGGCATGCGTTGCCCTGGTTGTGGACGGTTCATTGACCGTGTCCATCAAGCACCAAAAGTAATCATTCGCGACTTGGCTATTCTCAAACGACCCGTCCATCTACAAATCCCCCGCCGTCAATTTCACTGTCCAGATTGCCAACGCTACGCCACCGAGCAATTGGAGTTTGTCGATTGGCGGCGGCGACATACTCGACGTTTTGAGCAGGATGTTTATGAACGGGTACAACACTCAAGCCTCGAACAGATTGCCCGCGAAGAAGGGATCAGCCCGGAGGAAGTGCGCGGCATATTTGAGCATGTGGCGGCACAGTCAAAAAAAAGACTGGGACGCAGTGGTACGCATAAGCATCGATGA